A genomic region of Bacteroidales bacterium contains the following coding sequences:
- the aat gene encoding leucyl/phenylalanyl-tRNA--protein transferase, producing the protein MPIFRLTDKLIFPHPKLAEDGVLAVGGDLSPERLLLAYQNGIFPWYNEDEPIVWHAPDPRFVLLPKKFKKSKSLKQLIEKQIYYCTVNHDFEGVINNCKAITRKEQDGTWITEEMKNAYIEMHRLGYAYSVEVYNIKNELAGGLYGIKLGQVFFGESMFSIESDTSKIALAYLIDNFALELIDAQVYTPHMKSLGAYHIGLDTFLLLLKKFI; encoded by the coding sequence ATGCCAATTTTCAGACTTACAGATAAACTAATATTCCCGCATCCGAAATTAGCAGAAGACGGTGTACTTGCAGTTGGCGGTGATTTATCTCCGGAGCGTTTACTGTTAGCTTATCAAAACGGTATTTTCCCGTGGTACAACGAAGATGAACCGATTGTATGGCATGCACCCGATCCTCGTTTTGTTTTGTTACCGAAAAAATTTAAAAAATCAAAAAGTTTAAAACAATTAATAGAAAAGCAAATTTATTATTGTACCGTAAATCATGATTTTGAAGGTGTTATCAATAATTGTAAAGCAATTACACGCAAAGAACAAGACGGAACTTGGATAACCGAAGAAATGAAAAATGCCTATATTGAAATGCATCGTTTAGGCTATGCATATTCTGTTGAAGTTTATAATATTAAAAATGAATTGGCAGGTGGTTTATACGGAATTAAGTTAGGTCAAGTATTTTTCGGTGAATCTATGTTCAGTATAGAGTCTGACACATCCAAAATTGCATTAGCATATCTTATTGATAATTTTGCATTAGAACTTATAGATGCTCAAGTTTATACCCCGCATATGAAAAGTTTGGGTGCATACCATATCGGTTTGGATACTTTTTTGCTTCTTTTGAAAAAGTTTATTTGA
- a CDS encoding mechanosensitive ion channel family protein encodes MTWKELIESQNVKYAVLIIASILFAFITSFIIRKIITIFNKRYSKKLKVDSTNLSFLKNSVSFILYTAAAIYIFYNIPALHSLGTGLFAGAGIAAVVIGFAAQKAFSNIISGIFILIFKPFSVGDTIEIGEKRKGIVEEITLRHIMIRDYENRRILIPNSIISDETIINSSIIDEKIREFVEFGISYDSNVDTATKIIREEAEKHPNFIDNRKKAEKKNKIPPVIIRLTSLDDFSVQLRAYIWVKNNDAGFTLKCDMLKTVKERFEKEGIEIPFPYRTIVYKNDSDISKTQK; translated from the coding sequence ATGACCTGGAAAGAATTAATTGAATCTCAAAATGTAAAATATGCAGTTTTAATTATTGCATCTATACTTTTTGCATTTATTACCTCATTTATTATAAGGAAGATAATCACAATTTTTAATAAACGATATTCAAAAAAATTGAAAGTTGATTCTACCAACTTATCATTTTTAAAAAATTCAGTCAGTTTTATTTTATATACAGCAGCAGCAATTTATATCTTTTATAATATACCTGCGTTGCATTCACTTGGTACCGGATTATTTGCCGGTGCAGGAATAGCAGCAGTAGTAATCGGTTTTGCCGCTCAAAAAGCATTTTCAAACATTATATCCGGTATCTTTATTTTAATTTTTAAACCTTTTAGTGTAGGAGATACTATTGAAATCGGTGAAAAAAGAAAAGGTATTGTTGAAGAGATCACATTAAGGCATATTATGATCAGAGATTATGAAAACCGCAGGATACTGATTCCAAACAGCATTATCAGTGATGAAACCATTATTAACAGCAGTATTATTGATGAAAAAATCAGAGAATTCGTCGAATTTGGTATCAGTTATGATTCTAATGTTGATACAGCTACAAAAATTATAAGGGAAGAAGCCGAAAAACATCCAAATTTTATTGATAACAGAAAAAAAGCAGAAAAGAAAAATAAAATTCCGCCGGTAATTATCAGGCTTACAAGTTTAGATGATTTTTCAGTTCAATTAAGAGCATATATTTGGGTAAAGAATAATGATGCAGGTTTTACACTTAAATGCGATATGCTGAAAACAGTTAAGGAACGTTTTGAAAAAGAAGGAATTGAAATACCGTTTCCGTACAGAACTATAGTTTATAAAAATGATTCGGATATTAGCAAAACTCAAAAATAA